ATCTGTCGATCTGTCGCTCTCGTTCTTCGCTGCCATACATCTGGTCTAGTAGCTGTTGTGCCTGAGCCGAATCAAAAAGCTGCTCAAATTGATCGTTCATTTTTAATGTTCCTCCTGGTTCTAATTGTTTGAATAGTAGTTATCATGTCCATTGTACCGAAAGGCAGCGCTCACAGATAGGATATTTATGAAAGAAATAGGCAGGTTAGAGCAATACATTCATTCCAAATTATGGTATCATATTTTCGGGCATATTTTGTGAACGAAATATTCTGAGGAGTGAACATTATTGCGGATACATAGTATTAAATTACTCACTAAACAACTTGAACAACTCAAAAGGTTCTACACTTATGTTCTCGGACTTCCACTGACGGAGAGTTCTAGTGATACGTTTACCGTAAAAGTAGGGCGTTCATACTTAATTTTCGAAAGAACGAATATTATCGATGAAAACCCATTTTATCATTTCGCTTTTGACATCCCTGAAAACAAAATTGATGAATCAATAGCTTGGCTAAACTCGGTGGGGATTACACTAAACTTATTACCAGACAACACATACAAAGTGTATTCCTCAACTTGGAATGCTACATCAATTTATTTTTATGATTCAGCGGGAAATATAGTCGAATTTATAGCAAGGCATAGTCTTGATAACGCAATTCATAGTTCCATAACAGGTACGGAACTAATAAATATAAGTGAAATCGGCCTTGTTGTTAATAATGTAACTAAAATAAAAGATTTTTTGAGCACAAACCATTCATTTAGCGGATATAAGGATAGCAAAGATACCTTTGCTGCGGTAGGTAATGAAGAAGGATTATTCATACTGTCAGCCAATAAAAGAGTATGGCTTGGTTCTGAAAAAAAAGCTGATATTTTTAAAACAGAAATTGCAGTGGAAGGACCTCAAGAAGGAATATATAATATTGGACAATACCCTTACAAACTTTCATTTGTGAATTGTGGCTAAACTAACGGGGAACGATAGTTCAATAAGATAGCGGCAGTCTAGGATTTTATTTTCTCGTCCATAGCTTTTGGTGGTGAATAATGAAAGAAATCTCAAAATTGAGACCGGCGAGGATGTTTAGATTATCAAGGAATACATGTTGCTTCTATCTCTTATATTGATCATTTTCACAACAGCTTTCTTTTACAGAATACACCATAGTATATGGGTTAAATCTTCCTTCTATGGACTTCGTCCCATTGTAACTGGCCTGATTATTTATGCTGCAATCCACTTTGGTTTACGTAACCCAGCACACAAGCGGTGCTGGGTTATTTTATAACATCAGTATGCTTTAAGCGGGAGGGTATCCTTGAGCTGATTGTCTCATTGGGCGAAATAATTGTTTCGAGACCCTAAGGCAACAAGTTTTTGGGTTCTTTCTTTTGAGAAAAATCGGCACAAAGACGGTCACTTATAAACCAACCCAGTACCAAAACAAATATTGCGAGAATAAATTCAATCCCAAAAACCGTTTGCAAACCGGCAACGATACTTTGTGTTTTATCTTGAAACGCTGCGGGATCGAGCGAATGGTGAAGATAACGATTGGCTCCGGACGACATGATACCGACGAACAAAGCGATGCCAATTCCCCCAGCAATCTGTTGGAGCGTATTGTATATGGCTGTGCCATGGGGGACCAGGTGACGCGGAAGTTGATTCATTCCTGCCGTCTGAGCCGGCATGACGACAAACGATATGCCTAAGAATAAGAGGACATGATTGAACAGAACGGAGCCTCGGGTTGTATCGCTGTCGATACCGGCAAACAGCCACAGCGATAGGGCGATCATGACCAGTCCGGGCATTATGACGAATCTCGGCCTGAATTTATCGAATAATTTTCCCGTCACAGGCATCATCATTGCGTTTAAAATGCAGCCTGGCATCAGAAGTAAACCAGTCGCGAATGCTGTCAATTGCATCACATCCTGCATATAGATCGGCAGCAATGTCGTGGTGGCGAATAAAACCATCATCAGCACTACTATCAATACCGCTACCAAAGAAAATGCGGGATACCGGAATACGGAAAGATCAATTAAAGGCTCTTTAATCTTGAGCTGCCGCCAAATAAGCAAGAGTAAGAAGAGGCCGCCTATGGCGATCAAACTGTAACTCCCAGGACCAGCCCAGACACCAGTCTGGCTGAAACCGTAGGTGACACAACCAAACCCGACGGTTGACGTAACAATGGATAAAAGATCGACCCTTGGCTTGGTTATTTCTGTAACATTCTTTAAGTAAATGAATGCATAAATAATCGAAAACAATGCGACAGGAATTACCATGTAGAACAGCCATCGCCAGTGTAAGGTATCGATAACCAACCCCGATAAAGCTGGCCCGATGACAGGGGCGACCATGATGACAAGCCCCATGAGACCCATGGCGGCCCCCCTGCGTTCCGGAGGATAGAGGGCAAGAATCGTATTCATCATCAACGGAATCAATAATCCTGTCCCGCAGGCCTGAACAACCCTGCCTATCAGCAAGACTTCGAATCCAGGGGATACTGCACACAAGCAGGTGCCTGCTAAAAATAACGCCATCGCGGACATAAACATCCGGCGAGTCGTGAACCATTGCTGTAGCAATGCGGTCACCGGCACCAGTATGCCGATCATCAGCATATAACCGATCGATAACCATTGTATGGTCGAAGCAGCAACGTTGAATTCACGCATTAATCCAGGAAATGTATTGGTAAGTAAATTTTCATTAAGAAACGCAATAAATGCACCGATGAGCAGGGCGGCTAACATCGCCCCTCTCTTCATTCCGCTTGCCTCTTGAACCCGTTTGTTCATCTTCTACCTCCAGAGAATATTCATTGCGTTCCACGTAGTGTTTTGACACCGAATCTTCACCTGTCTGTGGTGCAGGTTATCCTACACCATCACTTTCTAACAAGGAGTAAAAATTATCGCGGTCTTCATCATCGAATTTGCCAAGCGCCCGTACCCTGACAAATTCATGTCCGCCAAACATGTCGATTTCCTCGCCGCAACTATTGTAGAGCGCGATCATATTGCCATCCCGATTGAGCTCCAGATACCCGTAACAAGTTGCCTCGGGCGCTTCGCCGTTTAAGAGCAAAAATCTGATTTTGTCCACGCTGTTCATGCAGATCTCCTTTCTTTATTCCTCATCGATCTGAAGAATATTTTACGTGACACCAGATGAATTGGAAAAAGCGATATCGCCCTGCATACTGGGAAATTCGTTCCTATTTAGAAAGCATGAGGGGGGATCCCTCGCTATGTCGCTCATTCTCACATTATCTCTTGACGAGATGCGATTTGGGGATTATGATAACGTGCCGGTTAATTCAACAAGGTAAATCAATAAAAGGCTGACTTTTCGAGTGTGTTGGCACCGAATCATCAGCCTGTCGTGCAGATCATGAAATTAAAAACCCATAAGAGCATCAACTAAGGAGATGCCGTGGTAGCTGCTTTAGCATTTTTCGCCGATAGACCCGTTAAGCTGAACCGTATCACAAATAGAGGCAGTTTCTCTGAAGAAAAACTTGCAGAAGTCTGGGAGGGGCTGGGATCCCCAGTCCTTTACTCTACTATATTCAAATAAGTAAGATTTTGGTTTTAAGTTTTATGCAACGCTAGTGTGCTTGGATTGCTTGATTCTGCCCGTTGATGTCATTTAATATATCTATATATGTTATATATATTGACAATTTTTAGTTTGCTCCTTAATATAATGATTTAACAAGTGTCGGAAATCAGAGGGGGAGCAGGCAATGAATGAATTCGTGACGGATACGACCCATGGTTATGTCCCTTTGCAGCCTGAAATAGCTTGGCATACCGCTGATTATCAAGAATACAAAGAGCATGGCGACGCGCGCCACATCCCCGCTTTATTTTATCAATTTCGCTCCAAAAGCGTGGGATCTCCAGATTTCGTCGCGATTCCGGACGGTCATGTGGATATGTTATTCAGTTGTGACGCTAGTCAGCCTGACATCCAGGTGTACGGCTCCGTGCTTTCCAGACAGACGATCACCTTGAGAAAAAATACCGTTTACTTCGGTGTTCGTTTTCTCTCCCTACATGTAACAGGTAGATCGAAGATTGATATGAAGGATTTGATTAGTCAATCTTGTCCATTATCAGATTTTATTTTGATGACTAATAAGAGCGTCGAGCCTATTCTTACGTCAGCAACGTTCTCTGAAAAGATACGCTTGTTCAAGGAAATACTTGGTGAAGTCTTAACTATTCAGCAGGATTCACGCTTAGTCCGCTTTGCGTTAAATCAGATGATTATGGCGAAAGGAAACATGAGTGTAAAGGATTTGGCGACCGAAACGGCGTATTCGGAACGCTATCTCCGCAAGCAATTTGAGCATTTCGTTGGCTTATCTCCTAAGGTGTTTAGCCAGATTACGAGATTCCAGCATGCTCTAAACGGGCTGATCGAAAATCCGCAATCCACAGCGATTTGGGACAGCATTTCGGAAAATGTCTTTTACTATGATCAGCCGCATTTCATCAATGAGTTTAAAAAGTTCTATCAAGAGACGCCGCATGCTTGGATGAAGCGTTGTTTACAGGGGTAAAGAATAGAAAGGACCACGACGTGGTCTTTTTTTAATGTGTTCATGTCATGAAACCTGACGCAATGGCCGATTTTTCCAATATTTCCGCAAAACCTTCTAGTATACTAACCACATCGAGATGAACTTCACTCCATAACAGAAGGGGACTACACGAATGAAAATTGCCGATTCCTTTAAAAAGAGTTTAATCGTTGGGACTATGATGACAATGGCCTTCACACCATTCATGCCATTTGGCTCGCATCAGGCTTATGCGCACGGTGGCAGCTTTAAAGACGAATATGTGCAATTACGACAAACACTTGAGGATTTTGGCGCTTCGGTGTATTGGGATGAAACATCGAAGACGATTCAAGTCGTGAAGGATGGCAAAGTGGCCCAGCTCAATTTGAACAGTGCGAATGTGAAGGTGAATGGAAAGCTGCTTACACTTGCTGGACCGGTTGTGATGAAGGATGGCATCACGTATGTGTTCCATGATTTTATCAATGAAATTTTTCAAGCTGATGTGATTTCAAGCGTTCAAATTTCGAAGGACACCAACCCTTTGAATCCACTGACAGCCAAAGAGATTGAAGGTGCGGTCAGCATTGTAAAAGCTTCAGAAAAGTACAAAGATAAGATACTTTTCACAGAAATCGCTCTGAAACCGCCTGCGAAAAGCGATGTGTGGAGCTATGTGCTAGCAGGTGACAAAAGCAAGAGTCTACCCAGAGTTGCTCAATTCGTAGCTTTGGATGGCAAGCAAGTCATTGAGGGTGAAGTGAATCTTGCTGATGGGAAGCTGACCAAGTGGGAAACCAAGGAAGGCGCACAAGGGATGGTCACCCTTGACGATATGGTCACGGTGCAAAGCGTCATCGAAGGGGACACGAATTATGCGAAAGCAATCGCGAAGCGAGGCATTTCCGATATCAAAAAAGTCGTGACGACACCTTTGACGGTTGGTTATTTTGGAGGGGAAGATGATCTAGTTGAGGATGCCCGTCTCTTGAAAGTTGTTTCCTATTTGGATACAGGAGATGGTAACTTCTGGGCTCACCCAATTGAAAATTTAGTCGCTGTTGTCGACTTGGAAAAGAAACAAATCATTAAAATAGAGGATAACGGGGTTATCCCGGTTCCGATGCAAGCCAATCCGTATGATGGCCGTAATTTTGCGGAGAAGCTAGCCCAGAAGCCACTGGCGATTGAGGAGCCAGTGGGCAAAAATTACGATGTAACTGGAAATATGATCTCTTGGGGGAACTGGGATTTTCACTTGCGCTTGGATAGTCGGGTTGGGCCGATTCTTTCGACAATGACGTATAACGATCAAGGGGAGAAGCGGAAAGTCATGTACGAAGGCTCACTTGGCGGCATGGTTGTACCTTATGGGGATCCGGATATTGGTTGGTATTTCAAAACGTATTTTGATTCCGGGGAGTATGGTATGGGGACATTGACGTCGTCACTTGTCAAAGGGAAGGATGTTCCTGACAACGCCATGTTGTTAGATGCTGTCATTGCTGACACTCAAGGGAATCCACGTACGGTTCCGAATGCGATGGCTGTTTTCGAACAATATGCGGGACCTGAGTATCGCCATGATACGATGTCGGCGCAAGGTACCGATAGTAAAGAGCGCAGAGAGTTGGTCGTTCGTTGGATATCTACGGTCGGTAATTATGATTATATTTTCGATTGGGTGCTTCAACCGAATGGTACGATTAAAATTGATGTCGGTGCCTCCGGGATTGAAGCGGTCAAAGGTGTCGTAACCAACAATATGCACGATTCCACAGCGGTTGAAGATACGAAATATGGCACACTACTCGATAACCATATTGTGGGCACAACGCATCAGCATATTTATAATTTTAGACTCGATATGGACGTAGATGGAGAGAATAACTCCTTAACGGAAATTGATCCAAAAGTTGCTGAGAATACGGATGGCGGACCGCGTAAAAGTGTTATGATCACCGAGCACAAAACCGTTAAAACGGAACAAGAAGCTACGCAAAAATTCGATCCTTCCACGATCCGAATTCTAAGCAATCCGAATAAAGAGAACAAAGTTGGTAATCCGGTCTCTTATCAAATTATTCCTTTTGCTGGTGGTACACATCCGATTGCGAAAGGTGCACTATTCAGTACTGACGACTGGCTGTTCAAGCGTGCAGGCTTTATGGATAAGCAAATTTGGGTGACAACCTACAATCCTGATGAACGTTATCCAGAAGGCAAGTATCCAAATCGCACGGCGAAGGATACAGGTTTAGGTAAATTTACAGCGGACAACGCGTCGATTGAGAACACAGATGACGTGGTATGGATCACGACGGGAGCTACACATGTGGCTCGTGCTGAAGAATGGCCTATAATGCCAACGGAATGGGTCCATGCGATGTTGAAACCGTGGAATTTCTTCGATAACACGCCGACATTGAATTTGCCTTAAAAGATGATGAGAGGAGCCTTGCGATGCAAGGCTTCTTTGGTCATTTCCCCCGCCAGTTTCCATGTCGATAATCAAAAAAATGCAACATCAACATCAACAGTGAAATTGCTGCTGATGTTGCGGCTTCCAAATGAAATGAGATGATAGCAGCGGCCCAGCACCATGCAAGTATTTACTAAGGATGATATGACAACATTGGATTTTTCAGGATTTCATAATGCAGTGACATGGTTAAAAAAACGTGATATTCTAGATGATTTAACTTGGGAGTTTTGCTCAAATAAGCAAGAAGTCAAGGATGTAGTAAAGGTAAGAGCAATGCGTGATGGTGATGTTTTTACCGGAGGAGGGATTACAGCTTCAATCGATCTTGGTTTATTTTTTATCGAAGCAATAACAAATAATGAAGTTGCACAAGAAATTCAAAAATTTATGGACTATCCTTATTATAATCTCTAGGTTTATTTTCTTACTTAAGATTCACGTATTAAACTATCGGATAACGATAGCGTAATAATCAAGGAACAGATCGCCTCACGGCAGATGCTCCCTTTTTCGTTGAACTTAAGGGCAGGATACATGCAAGAATACATAGAATTAGTAATTTACGCATGAGAAGTGTTATTGTAAATTTATTAAGGTAGGTGGAAGAATGGGATTATTCGACTTTTTAAAGAAACAGAAAATATCTGAACCGGTAGTAAGAAAAGTAGATTTAGATCTACATAGTGCAGAGAATTTTTCATCGTTGCAAGAATTATATGAGCGATACAGTGGTGTTGCT
Above is a genomic segment from Paenibacillus sp. HWE-109 containing:
- a CDS encoding VOC family protein; this encodes MRIHSIKLLTKQLEQLKRFYTYVLGLPLTESSSDTFTVKVGRSYLIFERTNIIDENPFYHFAFDIPENKIDESIAWLNSVGITLNLLPDNTYKVYSSTWNATSIYFYDSAGNIVEFIARHSLDNAIHSSITGTELINISEIGLVVNNVTKIKDFLSTNHSFSGYKDSKDTFAAVGNEEGLFILSANKRVWLGSEKKADIFKTEIAVEGPQEGIYNIGQYPYKLSFVNCG
- a CDS encoding chromate transporter, whose protein sequence is MLLLSLILIIFTTAFFYRIHHSIWVKSSFYGLRPIVTGLIIYAAIHFGLRNPAHKRCWVIL
- a CDS encoding MDR family MFS transporter, with amino-acid sequence MNKRVQEASGMKRGAMLAALLIGAFIAFLNENLLTNTFPGLMREFNVAASTIQWLSIGYMLMIGILVPVTALLQQWFTTRRMFMSAMALFLAGTCLCAVSPGFEVLLIGRVVQACGTGLLIPLMMNTILALYPPERRGAAMGLMGLVIMVAPVIGPALSGLVIDTLHWRWLFYMVIPVALFSIIYAFIYLKNVTEITKPRVDLLSIVTSTVGFGCVTYGFSQTGVWAGPGSYSLIAIGGLFLLLLIWRQLKIKEPLIDLSVFRYPAFSLVAVLIVVLMMVLFATTTLLPIYMQDVMQLTAFATGLLLMPGCILNAMMMPVTGKLFDKFRPRFVIMPGLVMIALSLWLFAGIDSDTTRGSVLFNHVLLFLGISFVVMPAQTAGMNQLPRHLVPHGTAIYNTLQQIAGGIGIALFVGIMSSGANRYLHHSLDPAAFQDKTQSIVAGLQTVFGIEFILAIFVLVLGWFISDRLCADFSQKKEPKNLLP
- a CDS encoding helix-turn-helix domain-containing protein; this translates as MNEFVTDTTHGYVPLQPEIAWHTADYQEYKEHGDARHIPALFYQFRSKSVGSPDFVAIPDGHVDMLFSCDASQPDIQVYGSVLSRQTITLRKNTVYFGVRFLSLHVTGRSKIDMKDLISQSCPLSDFILMTNKSVEPILTSATFSEKIRLFKEILGEVLTIQQDSRLVRFALNQMIMAKGNMSVKDLATETAYSERYLRKQFEHFVGLSPKVFSQITRFQHALNGLIENPQSTAIWDSISENVFYYDQPHFINEFKKFYQETPHAWMKRCLQG
- a CDS encoding copper amine oxidase — translated: MKIADSFKKSLIVGTMMTMAFTPFMPFGSHQAYAHGGSFKDEYVQLRQTLEDFGASVYWDETSKTIQVVKDGKVAQLNLNSANVKVNGKLLTLAGPVVMKDGITYVFHDFINEIFQADVISSVQISKDTNPLNPLTAKEIEGAVSIVKASEKYKDKILFTEIALKPPAKSDVWSYVLAGDKSKSLPRVAQFVALDGKQVIEGEVNLADGKLTKWETKEGAQGMVTLDDMVTVQSVIEGDTNYAKAIAKRGISDIKKVVTTPLTVGYFGGEDDLVEDARLLKVVSYLDTGDGNFWAHPIENLVAVVDLEKKQIIKIEDNGVIPVPMQANPYDGRNFAEKLAQKPLAIEEPVGKNYDVTGNMISWGNWDFHLRLDSRVGPILSTMTYNDQGEKRKVMYEGSLGGMVVPYGDPDIGWYFKTYFDSGEYGMGTLTSSLVKGKDVPDNAMLLDAVIADTQGNPRTVPNAMAVFEQYAGPEYRHDTMSAQGTDSKERRELVVRWISTVGNYDYIFDWVLQPNGTIKIDVGASGIEAVKGVVTNNMHDSTAVEDTKYGTLLDNHIVGTTHQHIYNFRLDMDVDGENNSLTEIDPKVAENTDGGPRKSVMITEHKTVKTEQEATQKFDPSTIRILSNPNKENKVGNPVSYQIIPFAGGTHPIAKGALFSTDDWLFKRAGFMDKQIWVTTYNPDERYPEGKYPNRTAKDTGLGKFTADNASIENTDDVVWITTGATHVARAEEWPIMPTEWVHAMLKPWNFFDNTPTLNLP